The window GTGACCACCAGGATGTTAACGGCAAAGCGGTTCCGCAGTCCAGTCCCGAGATCCCGCGGCTCCGTGCCGCTGATCCCGAACCAGTTGGCGACCGTTTGGAGTTCCTCTTCATTCATCTTGACCAGGTCGGCCGCGGCCAGGGAGTCCCGGACCAGATCCGGGGTGGTAAAGGGCGGGCGGAGATTGACGTCATAGCAGCGGATCGTTGCCAATTGCCGGAGCGCTTGGATCGTCTTCCGGCTGATCGGTGATCGCTGGGCCAGGGTGCCGAACACCAGCAGGAACGGTTTTTTTTCAATCCGGGTGAGAGCCGGGTCCAGGGCAATGGCATCCCAGGCCGCCGGGGCGATGATATTGAAAACAGGTTCATGGTTGTTGCCGATGGTCACCGTCACCCGGCCGGTGGCCAGTTCGGGGTCCTGTTGGATTCCCCGGCAGGAGAGGCCGAGCCTGTCTATCTCTTCCAGGGTGCGGCGGCCGAGATCGTCGGCCCCGATCCGGCTGACAGGGGTTACCTCCAGACCCTGGCTGTGGAGCTGGTAGGCCACGTTGAGCGGGGCCCC of the Desulfobacterales bacterium genome contains:
- a CDS encoding carbohydrate kinase, yielding MHKLKILTIGEVVWDIFPDRQVLGGAPLNVAYQLHSQGLEVTPVSRIGADDLGRRTLEEIDRLGLSCRGIQQDPELATGRVTVTIGNNHEPVFNIIAPAAWDAIALDPALTRIEKKPFLLVFGTLAQRSPISRKTIQALRQLATIRCYDVNLRPPFTTPDLVRDSLAAADLVKMNEEELQTVANWFGISGTEPRDLGTGLRNRFAVNILVVTRGAAGAWLLCPDGFFSHPGFPVRVADTVGSGDAFFAGIIKGYLAGRAWPETLARANRRGAYVASSNGATPSMAGLDTS